A region from the Triticum aestivum cultivar Chinese Spring chromosome 3D, IWGSC CS RefSeq v2.1, whole genome shotgun sequence genome encodes:
- the LOC123075680 gene encoding uncharacterized protein, translated as MQTHSKLCVSALTTLSGLQEWADLPDGLLHTILPLLGSVRDLLAFSATCRSWHVAFLSYPSKSTLCTLFPPLLIQTNIRVDAPHVPSNDIHCKLHTCKVIDPSNQNITLRCQIDEEILQKMYCVGPSYGHLIFFCSRGYCLVVDPFSGSKVSPPRLPISGCERVSPTKIHAQHSEIAELYFFGVLTAPITSPNSHLLVGTRFSLFDWPVGSDSWSELKLPSGAQITQIVEFKGQFIAMDYHRRIYSFELAPQLGLQEIITEWSPHSIRTPYQTSWLVVCGDMLLMFITVDHWSRRIKDGGILKKVCTLHLDMSSKPAKWVVKKKLGSWAAFAGCDTKNMPLSNMNPERWGGRSNSLYYAESSPPWRVHELDSAHDPWDASIRQCVIYWGHYMKPLWVYPSMLYSDGASDHRVER; from the coding sequence ATGCAAACGCACAGCAAACTGTGTGTCTCCGCACTTACTACTCTATCTGGACTCCAAGAGTGGGCAGACCTCCCAGATGGTTTGTTGCACACCATTCTTCCTCTCTTAGGCTCTGTACGTGATCTTCTTGCCTTTTCTGCAACATGCCGCTCTTGGCATGTTGCATTCTTGTCATACCCATCCAAATCTACCCTCTGCACCCTGTTCCCCCCTCTCCTCATCCAAACCAACATCCGTGTTGATGCTCCTCACGTTCCATCTAACGATATTCATTGCAAGTTGCACACCTGTAAGGTCATTGACCCATCCAACCAAAACATCACTCTTCGCTgccagattgatgaagaaattctACAAAAGATGTATTGTGTTGGCCCTTCCTatggtcatctcatcttcttttgCTCCCGTGGATATTGTCTTGTTGTTGACCCTTTCAGTGGTTCCAAAGTTTCACCCCCACGTCTTCCAATCAGTGGCTGCGAGCGGGTTAGTCCTACCAAAATACATGCTCAACATTCAGAGATTGCGGAGTTGTACTTCTTCGGTGTTCTAACAGCTCCCATTACATCACCCAATTCACATCTCCTTGTGGGAACTCGATTCTCTCTATTTGATTGGCCAGTTGGAAGTGACTCTTGGTCAGAACTCAAACTTCCTTCTGGTGCACAAATAACTCAAATCGTGGAATTCAAGGGTCAGTTTATTGCCATGGATTATCATAGAAGGATCTACTCTTTCGAGTTAGCGCCCCAGCTTGGCCTACAAGAGATAATAACTGAGTGGTCTCCCCACTCGATCAGAACCCCATACCAAACATCATGGCTAGTGGTTTGTGGTGACATGCTCCTCATGTTCATCACGGTTGACCATTGGAGCAGACGTATTAAGGATGGTGGTATTTTGAAAAAGGTTTGTACACTTCACCTCGACATGTCAAGCAAACCTGCAAAATGGGTTGTCAAGAAAAAGTTGGGCAGCTGGGCAGCCTTTGCAGGATGTGATACGAAGAACATGCCATTATCTAATATGAACCCAGAACGATGGGGAGGGAGGAGCAATTCATTGTATTACGCCGAGAGTTCTCCACCTTGGAGAGTACACGAGCTGGACAGCGCACATGATCCTTGGGACGCTTCCATCAGGCAGTGCGTAATATATTGGGGCCACTACATGAAGCCCCTCTGGGTGTATCCAAGCATGCTCTATTCAGATGGGGCCAGTGATCATCGTGTGGAACGATAG